One genomic segment of Armatimonadota bacterium includes these proteins:
- a CDS encoding ABC transporter permease, with amino-acid sequence MRRPRWIRYSLPTQLPSSKAPQVGFARPRERDALQTALNRSTARVAAGPSAVDFVNTVAAMVDMEARRLRHDPSELISRAVQPALWLLLFGQVFSRLHGIPTGSMRYIDFMAPGILAQSALFVSIFYGISIIWERDVGALVKFLASPAPRSALVLGKALSASVRGVLQMFIIYTLAAATGVRLNMNPANLLGVVVLVVLGSALFACFSMMIACVVKTQQRMLGIGQLLTMPLFFASNAIYPITLMPTWLQVVSRCNPLSYEVDGLRALMPLGGATRFGMGLDFTVLIAVTAVLVVICSRLYGNIVR; translated from the coding sequence ATGAGACGGCCACGCTGGATACGGTATTCGCTGCCTACGCAGCTTCCGAGCTCGAAGGCGCCACAGGTGGGTTTCGCCAGGCCGCGGGAGCGCGACGCGTTGCAAACCGCCTTAAATAGATCTACCGCGCGCGTCGCCGCCGGGCCCAGCGCCGTGGACTTCGTGAATACCGTGGCCGCCATGGTGGATATGGAGGCGAGACGGCTGCGCCACGATCCGTCTGAACTGATCTCGCGAGCGGTCCAGCCCGCCTTGTGGCTCCTGCTCTTCGGCCAGGTCTTTAGTCGCCTGCATGGCATTCCCACGGGATCGATGCGGTACATCGACTTCATGGCGCCGGGGATTCTCGCTCAAAGCGCCCTCTTCGTCTCCATTTTCTACGGCATATCCATCATCTGGGAGCGCGACGTGGGCGCGCTCGTGAAGTTTCTGGCCAGCCCGGCGCCACGATCTGCGCTCGTCCTCGGTAAAGCGCTGTCTGCCAGTGTGCGCGGCGTGCTCCAGATGTTCATCATCTACACGTTGGCGGCGGCAACCGGCGTCCGGCTGAACATGAACCCGGCCAACCTGCTGGGAGTAGTCGTACTCGTGGTTCTGGGCAGCGCTCTCTTCGCCTGCTTTTCGATGATGATCGCCTGCGTCGTGAAAACGCAGCAGCGGATGCTTGGGATTGGCCAACTGCTGACGATGCCGCTCTTCTTTGCAAGTAATGCCATATATCCGATCACGCTGATGCCAACGTGGCTGCAAGTGGTATCGCGCTGCAACCCCTTGAGTTACGAAGTCGATGGTCTCCGCGCGCTGATGCCACTAGGCGGAGCGACTCGCTTTGGCATGGGTCTTGACTTCACCGTTCTCATAGCCGTCACGGCCGTCCTCGTCGTCATCTGCTCTCGCCTCTACGGGAACATCGTCCGGTAG
- a CDS encoding ATP-binding cassette domain-containing protein, with product MSDERPIVETRNLTRCFGELKAVNSVNLAVASREVFGLLGPNGAGKTTTIKMLTTLLPPTDGEAWVAGFHVVRQAWSVRRSIGYVPQMVSANANLTGYENLLVFARVFGIPRSERSSRIREALAFMGLADAADRLVQGYSGGMLRRLEIAQSMIHRPNVLFLDEPTVGLDPLARDNVWTHLMKLRDEFGATIILTTHYMEEADSLCDRIAIMHLGVIAAEGTPSQLKASIGDETATLDTVFAAYAASELEGATGGFRQAAGARRVANRLK from the coding sequence ATGTCCGACGAGCGGCCGATTGTAGAAACGCGTAATCTTACGCGGTGCTTTGGAGAATTGAAGGCCGTCAACTCGGTGAACCTCGCCGTTGCCTCCCGCGAGGTGTTTGGGCTGCTTGGGCCAAACGGCGCCGGCAAAACCACCACCATCAAGATGCTCACCACCCTGCTTCCACCCACAGACGGCGAGGCGTGGGTGGCAGGCTTCCACGTGGTGCGACAGGCATGGAGCGTGCGCCGCAGCATCGGATATGTGCCCCAGATGGTTTCCGCAAACGCAAACCTCACCGGCTACGAAAACCTGCTCGTATTCGCACGGGTGTTTGGCATTCCCCGCTCCGAACGCAGTTCGCGGATCCGCGAGGCGCTAGCTTTCATGGGACTTGCAGATGCAGCCGACCGTCTGGTTCAGGGCTACTCCGGCGGGATGCTGCGCCGGCTGGAGATCGCTCAATCGATGATTCACCGCCCCAATGTGCTTTTTCTGGATGAGCCCACGGTAGGCCTGGATCCGCTGGCCCGCGATAACGTCTGGACCCACCTGATGAAACTGCGCGACGAGTTTGGAGCCACAATCATCCTCACGACCCACTATATGGAGGAAGCCGACAGCCTGTGTGACCGTATCGCCATCATGCATCTCGGCGTTATCGCCGCGGAAGGTACGCCTTCGCAGTTGAAAGCCTCCATCGGCGATGAGACGGCCACGCTGGATACGGTATTCGCTGCCTACGCAGCTTCCGAGCTCGAAGGCGCCACAGGTGGGTTTCGCCAGGCCGCGGGAGCGCGACGCGTTGCAAACCGCCTTAAATAG
- a CDS encoding aldo/keto reductase — protein sequence MNITIPNTSLSVSQICFGTGSIGSAVREEPAFRLLDLYVELDGNFIDTAHCYGDWVAGIERSASEKTIGRWMRARENRSEIVLATKGAHWLFDKPGVQRCRPADIRADLDASLDALQIDCIDLYWLHRDDPEVPVGEILDTLEAARAEGKIRHYGASNWQVCRMWAAGAAAADRGYAGFVADQVWWNAAVIANYPYGARDVCFMDESRFIYHEQTGMAAIPFQSQAGGLFRHLARRTLDKMNPPAENAYRLPETSARLRRMEHLMGETGMNLPQLTLGWLRGQPFVTIPIVGCTREADLRESMSALDHQLTPEQIRFISHGA from the coding sequence ATGAACATCACGATACCAAATACCAGCCTCTCCGTCTCCCAGATATGTTTCGGCACCGGCAGCATTGGATCGGCGGTCCGCGAGGAACCGGCATTTCGGTTGCTGGATCTATACGTAGAACTCGACGGAAACTTCATCGATACGGCCCACTGCTACGGCGACTGGGTCGCCGGCATCGAGCGCTCTGCCAGCGAGAAAACGATCGGGCGCTGGATGCGCGCACGTGAAAACCGCAGCGAGATCGTGCTGGCCACCAAGGGCGCACACTGGCTGTTTGATAAGCCCGGCGTGCAGCGCTGCCGGCCGGCGGATATCCGCGCGGATCTCGACGCCAGCCTCGACGCGCTTCAGATCGACTGCATCGATCTCTACTGGCTGCACCGGGACGATCCGGAGGTGCCGGTCGGTGAAATCCTCGATACGCTGGAAGCGGCCCGCGCTGAGGGAAAGATTCGCCATTATGGCGCCTCCAACTGGCAGGTCTGCCGAATGTGGGCGGCTGGGGCCGCGGCCGCCGATCGTGGATACGCCGGCTTTGTGGCCGACCAGGTCTGGTGGAACGCCGCAGTCATCGCCAACTATCCGTACGGTGCACGCGACGTCTGCTTCATGGATGAGAGCCGCTTCATCTACCACGAGCAGACCGGCATGGCGGCGATACCGTTCCAGAGTCAGGCGGGCGGTCTGTTCCGCCACCTTGCCCGCCGAACCCTCGACAAGATGAATCCGCCCGCGGAAAACGCATACCGGTTGCCGGAGACTTCGGCGCGGCTGCGCCGGATGGAGCACCTGATGGGTGAAACCGGGATGAACCTGCCGCAGTTGACCCTGGGCTGGCTCCGTGGCCAGCCGTTCGTCACGATTCCGATCGTAGGCTGCACCAGGGAAGCCGACCTGCGCGAGAGCATGTCGGCATTGGACCATCAACTGACGCCGGAGCAGATCCGGTTCATTTCGCACGGTGCATAG
- a CDS encoding ankryin — protein sequence MTNNSNDARAAFIRASVWHGSLDAARANLAEHPELAECDIYTAALLGDDAAVCRYLAADRGLAVAKAPPLNWDALTHLCFSRFFRLEPERSDGFIRAAVALLDAGASARTGFFDETHRPEPDFESVLYAAAGVAHHAGMTQLLIDRGADPNEGEVVYHSPETDDNAALRVLVETGQLTPDSLATMLLRKADWHDLEGIRYLLERNADPNFITGWGFTALHQALRRDNSLSIVEAMLDYGASPLLKNRNDHRTGTAIAAGRGRGDVLNLFVQRGITVDLDGVDRLISACAQDDDEAIGLIVKGLPELVGELLAAGGAVLAVFAGNGNTAGAARLLDLGVPVDARFVEGDGYFDVAPNSTALHVAAWRAQHQTVSFLIERRADLDVLDGKGRSALMLAVKACVDSYWMETRAPDSVKALLEAGASAEGIVVPCGYEAVDTLLRDA from the coding sequence TTGACAAACAACTCGAACGATGCGCGCGCGGCATTTATTCGGGCATCGGTGTGGCACGGCTCACTCGACGCCGCCCGTGCGAACCTTGCGGAGCATCCTGAGCTTGCGGAATGCGATATCTACACCGCGGCGCTGCTGGGTGACGACGCTGCGGTGTGCCGTTACCTTGCCGCCGACCGAGGGCTGGCAGTGGCCAAGGCGCCGCCGCTGAATTGGGATGCGCTGACGCACCTCTGTTTCTCAAGGTTCTTCAGGCTGGAGCCGGAGCGCTCAGACGGCTTCATTCGCGCGGCTGTTGCACTGCTGGATGCCGGCGCCAGCGCTCGGACCGGCTTCTTCGATGAGACGCATCGGCCGGAGCCGGACTTTGAGAGCGTGCTCTACGCTGCCGCCGGCGTGGCGCATCATGCGGGAATGACGCAGCTTCTGATCGACCGCGGCGCCGATCCGAACGAGGGCGAGGTGGTCTACCACAGCCCGGAGACGGATGACAACGCCGCGCTGAGGGTCCTGGTAGAGACCGGGCAATTGACACCGGACAGCCTGGCCACGATGCTGCTGCGCAAGGCCGATTGGCACGATCTCGAAGGCATCCGATATCTTCTGGAGCGGAACGCCGATCCAAACTTTATAACGGGTTGGGGATTCACCGCGCTGCACCAGGCGCTGCGGCGAGATAACAGCCTGTCGATTGTGGAGGCGATGCTGGATTACGGCGCCAGTCCATTGCTGAAAAACCGGAACGATCACCGGACCGGGACTGCCATCGCGGCCGGCCGGGGCCGGGGCGACGTACTGAACCTGTTTGTGCAGCGAGGCATTACCGTTGACCTCGATGGCGTCGATCGGCTCATCAGCGCCTGCGCTCAAGACGACGACGAAGCGATAGGCTTGATCGTTAAGGGGCTTCCGGAGCTGGTTGGTGAACTGCTTGCAGCCGGCGGCGCCGTACTGGCCGTTTTCGCCGGAAACGGAAATACGGCCGGCGCCGCTCGCCTGCTGGACCTTGGCGTGCCCGTAGACGCCCGGTTTGTGGAGGGGGATGGCTATTTCGACGTTGCGCCAAACAGCACGGCGCTCCATGTGGCCGCGTGGCGGGCGCAGCATCAAACCGTCAGTTTTCTGATTGAGCGTCGTGCGGATCTGGACGTGCTGGACGGCAAAGGCCGCAGCGCACTGATGCTGGCCGTTAAAGCCTGTGTCGATTCTTACTGGATGGAGACTCGAGCGCCGGATTCTGTGAAGGCGCTGCTGGAAGCCGGGGCATCCGCGGAGGGCATCGTCGTGCCGTGTGGGTACGAGGCCGTGGACACATTATTGCGAGACGCGTAG
- a CDS encoding helix-turn-helix transcriptional regulator translates to MRLDRVFGALADPTRRAILERLTGGDAMVTELAAPFNSSLPAISKHLHVLEEAGLIVRRAIGRKRICSIVPSAMLSAEEWLDTYRRFWTERLDALEETLKSDEENEI, encoded by the coding sequence ATGCGGCTTGACCGGGTGTTCGGTGCGCTTGCCGATCCTACGCGGCGCGCCATTCTGGAGCGGCTGACGGGCGGCGACGCAATGGTAACGGAGCTTGCTGCGCCGTTCAACAGCTCTCTGCCGGCCATCTCCAAGCACCTTCACGTTCTGGAGGAGGCCGGCCTCATAGTACGGCGCGCCATCGGCCGCAAACGCATCTGCAGTATTGTGCCATCCGCCATGTTGAGCGCCGAGGAGTGGCTCGATACGTATCGGCGCTTCTGGACGGAACGACTGGACGCATTGGAAGAGACCCTAAAATCGGATGAGGAGAATGAGATATGA
- a CDS encoding SRPBCC domain-containing protein: protein MSQDTVASAASLVIKRTLAAPVEKVWRAWTDPAQMARWFFPNERWNQSTVDIDPVPGGRFSVKMNHSDGDVFHLTGHYVEITPGERLVFTWSGRHGDDCTDESLVTVELKPAAAGTELTLTHERITAAEEREQTQAGWTGCLETLAKFLCDVAPAGG, encoded by the coding sequence ATGAGTCAGGATACGGTTGCGAGTGCTGCCAGCCTGGTGATCAAGCGGACGCTGGCTGCGCCCGTGGAGAAGGTTTGGCGTGCGTGGACGGACCCGGCGCAGATGGCGCGGTGGTTCTTTCCGAACGAGCGGTGGAACCAGTCGACGGTGGACATCGACCCGGTCCCGGGCGGCCGGTTCAGCGTGAAGATGAACCATTCGGACGGCGATGTGTTTCATCTGACGGGCCATTACGTGGAGATTACTCCCGGCGAGCGCCTCGTGTTCACATGGTCGGGCAGGCATGGCGACGACTGTACCGATGAGTCGCTTGTCACGGTTGAACTGAAACCGGCCGCAGCCGGAACGGAGCTCACGCTCACGCATGAACGGATCACGGCGGCTGAGGAGCGCGAGCAGACCCAGGCGGGATGGACGGGCTGTCTCGAGACTCTGGCGAAGTTCCTCTGCGATGTGGCGCCTGCAGGCGGTTAG